One Gadus chalcogrammus isolate NIFS_2021 chromosome 22, NIFS_Gcha_1.0, whole genome shotgun sequence genomic window carries:
- the necab1 gene encoding N-terminal EF-hand calcium-binding protein 1 isoform X2 has protein sequence MDSSEEVQSISEEASSPLELKKGMSIFLDILRRADKNDDGKLSLDEFRAYFSDGVLTAEELRVLFHTIDTHNTDNVDTDELCEYFSQHLGEYENVLGALEDLNMSILKAMDKTKKEYQNSTHLEQFVTRFLLKETANQLHSLQSSLECAMETTAEQTRQEKQGPVKPEQLSIQWSGRRSYRRLQRNSSLSPNNPLLSLAHSGVYEEDSQWLTQVNRLQKLIDRLEKKEIRLEPMEEEVLESTNKSHILMVQRQLSVLEEEQEEFRLALRQYMESACSQTGCLHIAVQRLANESRFILYEFWEHNNVWKNHLQTNYSKSFQRGNVDFLETPEMMTTMLVPASWWVINNN, from the exons ATGGATAGTTCCGAAGAGGTACAGTCCATTTCCGAAGAAGCGAGCTCTCCACTCGAGCTAAAAAAAGGAATGTCAATTTTTCTTGAT ATCCTTCGGAGAGCTGATAAGAATG aTGATGGCAAGCTCTCCTTGGACGAGTTCAGGGCCTACTTCTCCGACGGGGTGCTGACCGCCGAGGAGCTGAGGGTGCTCTTTCACACCATCGACACCCATAACACAGA TAACGTGGATACTGATGAATTGTGTG AGTACTTTTCCCAACACCTGGGCGAGTACGAGAATGTCCTCGGTGCATTGGAAGATCTCAACATGTCCATCTTGAAGGCCATGGACAAAACCAAGAAG GAGTATCAGAACTCCACCCATCTGGAGCAGTTTGTGACACGCTTCCTGCTCAAggagacagccaatcagctccaTTCCCTGCAGAGTTCCCTGGAGTGTGCCATGGAAACCACCGCCGAGCAAACTCGCCAGGAGAA gcagggCCCGGTGAAGCCAGAGCAGCTGTCCATCCAGTGGTCTGGCCGGCGGTCCTACCGGAGGCTCCAGAGGAACAGCAGCCTGTCCCCCAACAACCCGCTGCTCAGCCTCGCACACTCCG GTGTGTATGAGGAAGACAGCCAATGGTTGACTCAGGTGAACAGACTTCAGAAGCTTATCGACCGACTCGAAAAGAAG GAGATCCGCCTGGAGccaatggaggaggaggtcctagAAAGCACCAACAAATCG cACATCCTGATGGTCCAGCGGCAGCTGtcggtgctggaggaggagcaggaggagttcCGTCTGGCCCTCAGACAGTACATGGAGAGCGCCTGCTCCCAGACGGGCTGCCTGCA CATCGCAGTTCAGCGGCTGGCGAATGAATCACGCTTCATCCTCTACGAGTTCTGGGAACACAACAACGTGTGGAAGAA TCACCTGcagacaaactacagcaagAGCTTCCAGCGGGGGAACGTGGACTTCCTGGAGACCCCTGAGATGATGACCACCATGTTGGTTCCTG CCTCCTGGTGGGTCATCAACAACAACTGA
- the necab1 gene encoding N-terminal EF-hand calcium-binding protein 1 isoform X1, with protein MDSSEEVQSISEEASSPLELKKGMSIFLDILRRADKNDDGKLSLDEFRAYFSDGVLTAEELRVLFHTIDTHNTDNVDTDELCEYFSQHLGEYENVLGALEDLNMSILKAMDKTKKEYQNSTHLEQFVTRFLLKETANQLHSLQSSLECAMETTAEQTRQEKQGPVKPEQLSIQWSGRRSYRRLQRNSSLSPNNPLLSLAHSGVYEEDSQWLTQVNRLQKLIDRLEKKEIRLEPMEEEVLESTNKSHILMVQRQLSVLEEEQEEFRLALRQYMESACSQTGCLHIAVQRLANESRFILYEFWEHNNVWKNHLQTNYSKSFQRGNVDFLETPEMMTTMLVPGRSPPSVSVTTLNDYTFQ; from the exons ATGGATAGTTCCGAAGAGGTACAGTCCATTTCCGAAGAAGCGAGCTCTCCACTCGAGCTAAAAAAAGGAATGTCAATTTTTCTTGAT ATCCTTCGGAGAGCTGATAAGAATG aTGATGGCAAGCTCTCCTTGGACGAGTTCAGGGCCTACTTCTCCGACGGGGTGCTGACCGCCGAGGAGCTGAGGGTGCTCTTTCACACCATCGACACCCATAACACAGA TAACGTGGATACTGATGAATTGTGTG AGTACTTTTCCCAACACCTGGGCGAGTACGAGAATGTCCTCGGTGCATTGGAAGATCTCAACATGTCCATCTTGAAGGCCATGGACAAAACCAAGAAG GAGTATCAGAACTCCACCCATCTGGAGCAGTTTGTGACACGCTTCCTGCTCAAggagacagccaatcagctccaTTCCCTGCAGAGTTCCCTGGAGTGTGCCATGGAAACCACCGCCGAGCAAACTCGCCAGGAGAA gcagggCCCGGTGAAGCCAGAGCAGCTGTCCATCCAGTGGTCTGGCCGGCGGTCCTACCGGAGGCTCCAGAGGAACAGCAGCCTGTCCCCCAACAACCCGCTGCTCAGCCTCGCACACTCCG GTGTGTATGAGGAAGACAGCCAATGGTTGACTCAGGTGAACAGACTTCAGAAGCTTATCGACCGACTCGAAAAGAAG GAGATCCGCCTGGAGccaatggaggaggaggtcctagAAAGCACCAACAAATCG cACATCCTGATGGTCCAGCGGCAGCTGtcggtgctggaggaggagcaggaggagttcCGTCTGGCCCTCAGACAGTACATGGAGAGCGCCTGCTCCCAGACGGGCTGCCTGCA CATCGCAGTTCAGCGGCTGGCGAATGAATCACGCTTCATCCTCTACGAGTTCTGGGAACACAACAACGTGTGGAAGAA TCACCTGcagacaaactacagcaagAGCTTCCAGCGGGGGAACGTGGACTTCCTGGAGACCCCTGAGATGATGACCACCATGTTGGTTCCTGGTAGGTCACCACCATCTGTCAGCGTCACTACACTGAATGACTATACATTTCAGTAA
- the tdp2b gene encoding tyrosyl-DNA phosphodiesterase 2 gives MDEKLRLCDEFAKITDSDSTVARCYLAENEWEMEKALNSFFETNMEKVFEIEDSPVKVKGRAVKRKTTAHSSPGGCIDLTTDEPGCSSSPADAGKTTDATEEENKLSLVSWNVDGLDTDNLQDRARGLCSYLVLYTPDVVFLQELIPPYVEYLKKRAVSYTLIEGGEEGYFTGMMLKKSRVKLLGSQIVPYTTTQMMRNLLLVQVTFQGQELSLMTSHLESCKAQAGERMKQLKLIMQKISEAPNDVTVLFGGDTNLRDAEVAKVGLSSGVMDVWEKLGRQEHCRYTWDTKANSNKKVPYVSRCRFDRVYLRPASREGVPRLLPDHMALLGLEKLDCGRYTSDHWGVYCSFSAAV, from the exons ATGGATGAAAAACTTCGCCTTTGTGATGAGTTTGCTAAAATTACAGACAGTGATAGCACTGTAGCTCGATGCTACCTGGCTGAAAACGAATGGGAGATGGAG AAAGCTCTGAACTCCTTCTTCGAAACCAATATGGAGAAAGTGTTTGAAATAGAAGATTCGCCAGTGAAAGTTAAAGGCCGAGCGGTCAAGAGGAAGACAACTGCACACAGTTCACCGGGGGGCTG TATAGACCTGACTACGGATGAGCCAGGATGTTCATCAAGTCCTGCCGATGCGGGCAAAACCACCGACGCCACAGAAGAGGAGAATAAGCTGTCACTGGTCTCTTGGAATGTGGATGGGCTGGACACAGATAACCTGCAAGACCGTGCAAGAGGCCTCTGCTCCTACCTAGTCTT ATACACTCCTGATGTGGTATTTCTCCAGGAACTCATTCCTCCCTACGTCGAATACTTGAAGAAGCGAGCCGTAAGCTACACACTCATTGAAG GTGGGGAGGAGGGCTATTTCACTGGGATGATGCTGAAGAAGAGTCGTGTCAAGCTGCTGGGGTCTCAGATAgttccctacaccaccacccagaTGATGAGGAATCTGCTCTTGGTTCAG gtgACGTTCCAGGGCCAGGAGCTGAGCCTCATGACCTCCCACCTGGAGAGCTGCAAGGCCCAGGCTGGGGAGCGCATGAAGCAGCTGAAGCTGATCATGCAGAAGATAAGTGAGGCGCCCAACGACGTCACCGTCCTCTTCGGGGGGGACACGAACCTGCGAGACGCAGAG GTGGCAAAGGTGGGCCTGTCCAGCGGCGTGATGGACGTGTGGGAGAAGCTGGGCAGGCAGGAGCACTGCCGCTACACCTGGGACACCAAGGCCAACAGCAACAAGAAGGTGCCCTACGTCAGCCGCTGCCGCTTCGACCGCGTCTACCTGCGTCCGGCCAGCAGGGAGGGCGTGCCGCGCCTGCTGCCCGACCACATGGCCCTGCTGGGGCTGGAGAAGCTGGACTGCGGCCGCTACACGTCCGACCACTGGGGAGTCTACTGCAGCTTCTCCGCCGCTGTTTAG
- the tmem64 gene encoding transmembrane protein 64 codes for MWLAGSTTLHLGTKLVKHAVGKAQIQINRWLQRSATDECDKIDILICSAFEERTAGNGKSEAGDSEVNIGDGVSFPGVGESRHPCCITACCFKSAVLACILTAMCFSSVALVRQYLKDLLLWVEGLDSAVGALLFIVGLILVSFPCSWGYIVLNVAAGYLYGFVLGLGLVMVGVLIGTFVAHIVCKRLLTEWVLNKIGNSEQLSAVIRVVEGGSGLKVVALSRLTPIPFGLQNAVFSITDVSLPNYLVASSAGLLPTQVLNSYLGTTLRTMEDVIAEQRVSGYLVFSLQIVISIGLMFYVVHRAQLELNAAIAACQMELKSSRMNGTSANHGGFSYCSKRAAAMANSGNCVNVV; via the exons ATGTGGTTGGCAGGGTCCACAACCCTGCATCTGGGCACCAAGCTCGTCAAACATGCCGTAGGCAAAGCTCAGATACAGATTAACCGCTGGCTCCAGAGGTCTGCTACCGACGAGTGTGACAAAATTGACATATTGATATGCAGCGCCTTCGAGGAGAGAACAGCGGGCAATGGGAAGTCCGAAGCCGGGGACTCTGAAGTTAACATTGGCGATGGCGTGTCTTTCCCCGGCGTCGGGGAGTCTCGTCATCCGTGCTGCATCACCGCCTGCTGCTTCAAGAGCGCCGTGCTTGCGTGCATCCTTACGGCAATGTGTTTCTCTTCCGTGGCCCTGGTGCGGCAGTATCTCAAGGATCTGCTGCTTTGGGTGGAGGGATTGGACAGCGCCGTGGGAGCCTTGCTGTTCATCGTCGGATTGATCCTCGTGTCGTTCCCCTGTAGCTGGGGGTATATTGTACTTAACGTGGCAGCGGGGTACCTGTACGGATTTGTGCTGGGCTTGGGACTCGTCATGGTGGGTGTGTTGATCGGGACCTTCGTGGCGCACATTGTGTGCAAGCGGCTGTTGACCGAGTGGGTGCTGAACAAGATCGGGAACAGCGAGCAGCTGAGCGCTGTCATAcgagtggtggagggagggagcggacTCAAAGTTGTGGCCTTATCAAGATTGACACCCATACCGTTTGGGCTCCAAAATGCAGTTTTTTCG ATCACAGACGTGTCCTTGCCAAACTACCTGGTGGCGTCCTCGGCGGGCCTGCTGCCCACCCAGGTGCTCAACTCCTACCTGGGCACCACCCTGCGCACCATGGAGGACGTCATCGCCGAGCAGCGGGTCAGCGGCTACCTGGTGTTCAGCCTGCAG ATCGTCATCAGCATCGGCCTGATGTTCTACGTGGTGCACCGCGCCCAGCTGGAGCTCAACGCCGCCATCGCCGCCTGCCAGATGGAGCTCAAGAGCTCGCGCATGAACGGCACCTCCGCCAACCACGGCGGCTTCAGCTACTGCAGCAAGCGGGCGGCCGCTATGGCCAACAGCGGGAACTGCGTCAACGTGGTCTGA